One stretch of Gouania willdenowi chromosome 16, fGouWil2.1, whole genome shotgun sequence DNA includes these proteins:
- the LOC114478501 gene encoding CREB-regulated transcription coactivator 2 isoform X1: protein MSAVGSSGPGPGHGPGPGPGPGPGGASNPRKFSEKIALHTQRQAEETAAFQEVMMDISSTRIQAQRLRVARTQGSYYGGSLPNVNQIGRNPQDFQGSFPSSLESNRSTRHHGLVERVQRDRRFASPVRPYRNRQAESPVYNSPYLSPPPDPGWRRNWCGNFPSDKHQLFHLPSALNRTNSDSALHTSVMNPPSGDAFTLPPQSNRRSGQIDGERRQMFPYPVPPIEENVLDEGKLLKPWETKKLPLLSSRPKSCEVPGINVFTSPEQPSAPAHGVPPALSTGGSLPDLSSLHFPSPLPTPLDLDEPAFPGSSSLSAGSSAANLSSTLTQLGMVAANATNVAGGNGSFHHPGHMTSLQSALSNPALPSSLSNPNILSSLSSHSLSSASLQLSLSNPSLPSSLSNQSLHSSHSNSSHSNSSLHSASSSNHGYGSGSGSVSSVSYPPMLSTSPRRRAPLSPLILPMGAEPRRLHPKQFSPTASPTLSSITQGVPLDTSRPPPYSVSQSQQPLHLQPPQQHQQQQQQHQQQQHQQQQHQQHQQHQQQQHQQQQHQQQQQQQQLYLQNLRNLQQSFVTRPPGSVSSIKSEEQLKQEAEPQRGVGHHHQINHSLSNDPLLSSLLDDSYLSLHFTGKSNNQQFPCETAGGALSLNHGALPSHANEHGELGAEQQLLNNQNQNNGGDARHNVPHITLTGDASSGLSREIASVLSHVPGFEMDPFSLDQLALDMLDGDLMLADPAVEDSFRSDRFQ from the exons ATGTCTGCGGTAGGTTCAAGCGGACCAGGGCCAGGACACGGGccgggaccaggaccaggacccgGACCCGGTGGTGCCTCTAACCCGCGGAAGTTCAGTGAGAAGATCGCCCTGCACACGCAGCGTCAGGCGGAGGAGACGGCCGCCTTCCAGGAGGTCATGATGGACATCAGCTCCACCCGG atccaGGCTCAGCGCCTGCGCGTGGCTCGCACTCAGGGATCGTATTACGGCGGATCGCTGCCCAACGTCAACCAGATTGGCCGCAACCCCCAAGACTTCCAG gGTTCTTTCCCATCTTCTCTGGAGTCCAATCGTTCAACGCGACATCACGGTTTGGTTGAACGAGTTCAGAGAGATCGACGCTTCGCCTCTCCAGTGCGACCGTACCGCAACCGGCAA GCTGAAAGCCCGGTGTACAACTCACCGTACCTGTCGCCTCCACCCGACCCAGGATGGAGAAG GAATTGGTGTGGAAACTTCCCGTCGGACAAACACCAGTTGTTCCATCTTCCCTCCGCATTAAACAG GACGAACTCGGACTCTGCGCTGCACACCAGCGTGATGAACCCGCCCTCTGGAGACGCGTTCACTCTCCCTCCTCAGAGCAACCGGCGCTCCG GTCAAATCGATGGAGAAAGGAGACAAA TGTTTCCATACCCGGTTCCTCCGATCGAGGAGAACGTTCTGGATGAAGGAAAACTGCTGAAACCATGGGAAACCAAGAAG CTCCCCCTGCTGTCGTCTCGACCCAAATCCTGTGAAGTTCCCGGCATCAA CGTCTTCACGTCCCCGGAGCAACCATCGGCGCCGGCTCACGGCGTTCCTCCGGCACTGAGCACTGGCGGCTCCCTGCCCGACTTGTCCAGCCTCCACTTCCCCTCCCCACTGCCCACGCCGCTCGACCTGGATGAACCCGCCTTCCCTGGATCGTCCTCCCTGAGTGCCGGTAGCAGCGCCGCTAACCTCAGCTCCACCCTGACGCAGCTCGGCATGGTCGCCGCCAACGCTACCAACGTTGCCGGGGGCAACGGCAGCTTCCACCATCCCG GTCACATGACGTCCCTACAGAGCGCGCTCAGTAACCCCGCCCTCCCGTCGTCGCTCAGCAACCCAAACATCCTATCGTCACTGAGCAGCCACTCGCTAAGCTCCGCCTCCCTGCAGTTGTCGCTAAGCAACCCCTCCCTGCCCTCCTCCCTCAGCAACCAATCGCTGCACTCCTCCCACAGTAACTCCTCCCACAGTAACTCCTCCCTCCACTCGGCGTCCAGCAGTAACCACGGATACGGCAGTGGAAGCGGCAGCGTTTCATCGGTGTCCTATCCACCCATGCTCAGCACGTCGCCACGGAGACGAGCGCCACTGTCGCCTCTCATCCTGCCCATGGGGGCGGAGCCAAGGAGGCTCCACCCCAAACAGTTCTCGCCCACCGCCTCGCCGACGCTGTCCTCCATCACACAG GGCGTCCCCCTGGACACCAGCAGACCGCCACCGTACTcagtcagccaatcacagcagccGCTCCACCtgcagccgcctcagcaacatcagcagcaacaacagcaacatcagcaacagcaacatcagcaacagcaacatcagcaacatcagcaacatcaacaacagcaacatcaacaacagcaacatcagcaacagcaacaacagcaacagctcTATCTGCAGAACCTGAGGAACCTGCAGCAAAGCTTTGTCACG AGGCCTCCAGGGTCCGTGTCCTCCATAAAGAGTGAAGAGCAGCTGAAACAGGAAGCGGAGCCACAGCGAGGGGTCGGCCATCACCATCAGATCAACCACAGCCTGTCCAAT gaTCCTCTGCTCAGCTCTCTGCTGGACGACTCGTACCTCAGTCTGCATTTCACCGGGAAATCCAACAACCAGCAG TTCCCCTGTGAGACAGCAGGCGGCGCTCTGTCCCTGAACCACGGCGCTCTGCCCTCACACGCCAACGAGCACGGGGAGCTCggagcagagcagcagctcctcaATAACCAGAACCAGAACAACGGCGGCGACGCGCGCCACAACGTGCCTCACATCACTCTGACAG GTGACGCTTCATCAGGTCTATCCAGAGAGATAGCCAGTGTTCTGTCCCACGTCCCAGGCTTTGAGATGGACCCGTTCTCTCTGGACCAGCTGGCCCTGGACATGTTGGACGGGGACCTAATGCTGGCTGACCCAGCCGTGGAGGACTCCTTCAGGTCGGACCGCTTCCAGTGA
- the LOC114478501 gene encoding CREB-regulated transcription coactivator 2 isoform X2 encodes MSAVGSSGPGPGHGPGPGPGPGPGGASNPRKFSEKIALHTQRQAEETAAFQEVMMDISSTRIQAQRLRVARTQGSYYGGSLPNVNQIGRNPQDFQGSFPSSLESNRSTRHHGLVERVQRDRRFASPVRPYRNRQAESPVYNSPYLSPPPDPGWRRTNSDSALHTSVMNPPSGDAFTLPPQSNRRSGQIDGERRQMFPYPVPPIEENVLDEGKLLKPWETKKLPLLSSRPKSCEVPGINVFTSPEQPSAPAHGVPPALSTGGSLPDLSSLHFPSPLPTPLDLDEPAFPGSSSLSAGSSAANLSSTLTQLGMVAANATNVAGGNGSFHHPGHMTSLQSALSNPALPSSLSNPNILSSLSSHSLSSASLQLSLSNPSLPSSLSNQSLHSSHSNSSHSNSSLHSASSSNHGYGSGSGSVSSVSYPPMLSTSPRRRAPLSPLILPMGAEPRRLHPKQFSPTASPTLSSITQGVPLDTSRPPPYSVSQSQQPLHLQPPQQHQQQQQQHQQQQHQQQQHQQHQQHQQQQHQQQQHQQQQQQQQLYLQNLRNLQQSFVTRPPGSVSSIKSEEQLKQEAEPQRGVGHHHQINHSLSNDPLLSSLLDDSYLSLHFTGKSNNQQFPCETAGGALSLNHGALPSHANEHGELGAEQQLLNNQNQNNGGDARHNVPHITLTGDASSGLSREIASVLSHVPGFEMDPFSLDQLALDMLDGDLMLADPAVEDSFRSDRFQ; translated from the exons ATGTCTGCGGTAGGTTCAAGCGGACCAGGGCCAGGACACGGGccgggaccaggaccaggacccgGACCCGGTGGTGCCTCTAACCCGCGGAAGTTCAGTGAGAAGATCGCCCTGCACACGCAGCGTCAGGCGGAGGAGACGGCCGCCTTCCAGGAGGTCATGATGGACATCAGCTCCACCCGG atccaGGCTCAGCGCCTGCGCGTGGCTCGCACTCAGGGATCGTATTACGGCGGATCGCTGCCCAACGTCAACCAGATTGGCCGCAACCCCCAAGACTTCCAG gGTTCTTTCCCATCTTCTCTGGAGTCCAATCGTTCAACGCGACATCACGGTTTGGTTGAACGAGTTCAGAGAGATCGACGCTTCGCCTCTCCAGTGCGACCGTACCGCAACCGGCAA GCTGAAAGCCCGGTGTACAACTCACCGTACCTGTCGCCTCCACCCGACCCAGGATGGAGAAG GACGAACTCGGACTCTGCGCTGCACACCAGCGTGATGAACCCGCCCTCTGGAGACGCGTTCACTCTCCCTCCTCAGAGCAACCGGCGCTCCG GTCAAATCGATGGAGAAAGGAGACAAA TGTTTCCATACCCGGTTCCTCCGATCGAGGAGAACGTTCTGGATGAAGGAAAACTGCTGAAACCATGGGAAACCAAGAAG CTCCCCCTGCTGTCGTCTCGACCCAAATCCTGTGAAGTTCCCGGCATCAA CGTCTTCACGTCCCCGGAGCAACCATCGGCGCCGGCTCACGGCGTTCCTCCGGCACTGAGCACTGGCGGCTCCCTGCCCGACTTGTCCAGCCTCCACTTCCCCTCCCCACTGCCCACGCCGCTCGACCTGGATGAACCCGCCTTCCCTGGATCGTCCTCCCTGAGTGCCGGTAGCAGCGCCGCTAACCTCAGCTCCACCCTGACGCAGCTCGGCATGGTCGCCGCCAACGCTACCAACGTTGCCGGGGGCAACGGCAGCTTCCACCATCCCG GTCACATGACGTCCCTACAGAGCGCGCTCAGTAACCCCGCCCTCCCGTCGTCGCTCAGCAACCCAAACATCCTATCGTCACTGAGCAGCCACTCGCTAAGCTCCGCCTCCCTGCAGTTGTCGCTAAGCAACCCCTCCCTGCCCTCCTCCCTCAGCAACCAATCGCTGCACTCCTCCCACAGTAACTCCTCCCACAGTAACTCCTCCCTCCACTCGGCGTCCAGCAGTAACCACGGATACGGCAGTGGAAGCGGCAGCGTTTCATCGGTGTCCTATCCACCCATGCTCAGCACGTCGCCACGGAGACGAGCGCCACTGTCGCCTCTCATCCTGCCCATGGGGGCGGAGCCAAGGAGGCTCCACCCCAAACAGTTCTCGCCCACCGCCTCGCCGACGCTGTCCTCCATCACACAG GGCGTCCCCCTGGACACCAGCAGACCGCCACCGTACTcagtcagccaatcacagcagccGCTCCACCtgcagccgcctcagcaacatcagcagcaacaacagcaacatcagcaacagcaacatcagcaacagcaacatcagcaacatcagcaacatcaacaacagcaacatcaacaacagcaacatcagcaacagcaacaacagcaacagctcTATCTGCAGAACCTGAGGAACCTGCAGCAAAGCTTTGTCACG AGGCCTCCAGGGTCCGTGTCCTCCATAAAGAGTGAAGAGCAGCTGAAACAGGAAGCGGAGCCACAGCGAGGGGTCGGCCATCACCATCAGATCAACCACAGCCTGTCCAAT gaTCCTCTGCTCAGCTCTCTGCTGGACGACTCGTACCTCAGTCTGCATTTCACCGGGAAATCCAACAACCAGCAG TTCCCCTGTGAGACAGCAGGCGGCGCTCTGTCCCTGAACCACGGCGCTCTGCCCTCACACGCCAACGAGCACGGGGAGCTCggagcagagcagcagctcctcaATAACCAGAACCAGAACAACGGCGGCGACGCGCGCCACAACGTGCCTCACATCACTCTGACAG GTGACGCTTCATCAGGTCTATCCAGAGAGATAGCCAGTGTTCTGTCCCACGTCCCAGGCTTTGAGATGGACCCGTTCTCTCTGGACCAGCTGGCCCTGGACATGTTGGACGGGGACCTAATGCTGGCTGACCCAGCCGTGGAGGACTCCTTCAGGTCGGACCGCTTCCAGTGA
- the LOC114478501 gene encoding CREB-regulated transcription coactivator 2 isoform X3 has translation MSAVGSSGPGPGHGPGPGPGPGPGGASNPRKFSEKIALHTQRQAEETAAFQEVMMDISSTRIQAQRLRVARTQGSYYGGSLPNVNQIGRNPQDFQGSFPSSLESNRSTRHHGLVERVQRDRRFASPVRPYRNRQAESPVYNSPYLSPPPDPGWRRNWCGNFPSDKHQLFHLPSALNRTNSDSALHTSVMNPPSGDAFTLPPQSNRRSGQIDGERRQMFPYPVPPIEENVLDEGKLLKPWETKKLPLLSSRPKSCEVPGINVFTSPEQPSAPAHGVPPALSTGGSLPDLSSLHFPSPLPTPLDLDEPAFPGSSSLSAGSSAANLSSTLTQLGMVAANATNVAGGNGSFHHPGHMTSLQSALSNPALPSSLSNPNILSSLSSHSLSSASLQLSLSNPSLPSSLSNQSLHSSHSNSSHSNSSLHSASSSNHGYGSGSGSVSSVSYPPMLSTSPRRRAPLSPLILPMGAEPRRLHPKQFSPTASPTLSSITQGVPLDTSRPPPYSVSQSQQPLHLQPPQQHQQQQQQHQQQQHQQQQHQQHQQHQQQQHQQQQHQQQQQQQQLYLQNLRNLQQSFVTDPLLSSLLDDSYLSLHFTGKSNNQQFPCETAGGALSLNHGALPSHANEHGELGAEQQLLNNQNQNNGGDARHNVPHITLTGDASSGLSREIASVLSHVPGFEMDPFSLDQLALDMLDGDLMLADPAVEDSFRSDRFQ, from the exons ATGTCTGCGGTAGGTTCAAGCGGACCAGGGCCAGGACACGGGccgggaccaggaccaggacccgGACCCGGTGGTGCCTCTAACCCGCGGAAGTTCAGTGAGAAGATCGCCCTGCACACGCAGCGTCAGGCGGAGGAGACGGCCGCCTTCCAGGAGGTCATGATGGACATCAGCTCCACCCGG atccaGGCTCAGCGCCTGCGCGTGGCTCGCACTCAGGGATCGTATTACGGCGGATCGCTGCCCAACGTCAACCAGATTGGCCGCAACCCCCAAGACTTCCAG gGTTCTTTCCCATCTTCTCTGGAGTCCAATCGTTCAACGCGACATCACGGTTTGGTTGAACGAGTTCAGAGAGATCGACGCTTCGCCTCTCCAGTGCGACCGTACCGCAACCGGCAA GCTGAAAGCCCGGTGTACAACTCACCGTACCTGTCGCCTCCACCCGACCCAGGATGGAGAAG GAATTGGTGTGGAAACTTCCCGTCGGACAAACACCAGTTGTTCCATCTTCCCTCCGCATTAAACAG GACGAACTCGGACTCTGCGCTGCACACCAGCGTGATGAACCCGCCCTCTGGAGACGCGTTCACTCTCCCTCCTCAGAGCAACCGGCGCTCCG GTCAAATCGATGGAGAAAGGAGACAAA TGTTTCCATACCCGGTTCCTCCGATCGAGGAGAACGTTCTGGATGAAGGAAAACTGCTGAAACCATGGGAAACCAAGAAG CTCCCCCTGCTGTCGTCTCGACCCAAATCCTGTGAAGTTCCCGGCATCAA CGTCTTCACGTCCCCGGAGCAACCATCGGCGCCGGCTCACGGCGTTCCTCCGGCACTGAGCACTGGCGGCTCCCTGCCCGACTTGTCCAGCCTCCACTTCCCCTCCCCACTGCCCACGCCGCTCGACCTGGATGAACCCGCCTTCCCTGGATCGTCCTCCCTGAGTGCCGGTAGCAGCGCCGCTAACCTCAGCTCCACCCTGACGCAGCTCGGCATGGTCGCCGCCAACGCTACCAACGTTGCCGGGGGCAACGGCAGCTTCCACCATCCCG GTCACATGACGTCCCTACAGAGCGCGCTCAGTAACCCCGCCCTCCCGTCGTCGCTCAGCAACCCAAACATCCTATCGTCACTGAGCAGCCACTCGCTAAGCTCCGCCTCCCTGCAGTTGTCGCTAAGCAACCCCTCCCTGCCCTCCTCCCTCAGCAACCAATCGCTGCACTCCTCCCACAGTAACTCCTCCCACAGTAACTCCTCCCTCCACTCGGCGTCCAGCAGTAACCACGGATACGGCAGTGGAAGCGGCAGCGTTTCATCGGTGTCCTATCCACCCATGCTCAGCACGTCGCCACGGAGACGAGCGCCACTGTCGCCTCTCATCCTGCCCATGGGGGCGGAGCCAAGGAGGCTCCACCCCAAACAGTTCTCGCCCACCGCCTCGCCGACGCTGTCCTCCATCACACAG GGCGTCCCCCTGGACACCAGCAGACCGCCACCGTACTcagtcagccaatcacagcagccGCTCCACCtgcagccgcctcagcaacatcagcagcaacaacagcaacatcagcaacagcaacatcagcaacagcaacatcagcaacatcagcaacatcaacaacagcaacatcaacaacagcaacatcagcaacagcaacaacagcaacagctcTATCTGCAGAACCTGAGGAACCTGCAGCAAAGCTTTGTCACG gaTCCTCTGCTCAGCTCTCTGCTGGACGACTCGTACCTCAGTCTGCATTTCACCGGGAAATCCAACAACCAGCAG TTCCCCTGTGAGACAGCAGGCGGCGCTCTGTCCCTGAACCACGGCGCTCTGCCCTCACACGCCAACGAGCACGGGGAGCTCggagcagagcagcagctcctcaATAACCAGAACCAGAACAACGGCGGCGACGCGCGCCACAACGTGCCTCACATCACTCTGACAG GTGACGCTTCATCAGGTCTATCCAGAGAGATAGCCAGTGTTCTGTCCCACGTCCCAGGCTTTGAGATGGACCCGTTCTCTCTGGACCAGCTGGCCCTGGACATGTTGGACGGGGACCTAATGCTGGCTGACCCAGCCGTGGAGGACTCCTTCAGGTCGGACCGCTTCCAGTGA